TTCGGGAACACGGCGAGGTGGGGCGGGACCGTAGCGCCGATATGCCCGGAATCCCCTCGCCGTTCTCGGACGACGGCGACGACGGCGGCGACACGTTCGACGAGTACGACGAGTTCGTCCCCGACCATCTGCCCGAACCCGGCGCGTTCCTCGACGGCCACGACGTGCTCGCGGGCGACGACCACCTTGCGTTCCACGACATCACGCGGGAACTGTTCGAGGAACGGGGCGTGTACGACATGACGTTCGGCTACAACCTCGCACGGCTGAACCTCGACAGCCGTCACCCGTCGGCGGGGTACCGGTACGCCGAGGAGGCGGCCGACGCCGCGGGACCCGCCGCCGACGGCGACACGGTTCTCCGCGCCGAGTTCACGCCGACGACGGAGTTCTGCCCGCAGAGCGACACGCTCGCCCGCGGGTCGTTCCGGGCGTGGAACGGCCTCGCCGACCGCCACGACTACGACCTCGTTCGGGTGCGCGTCGACGGGATGCACCACAACAGCGAGGAGATAAACGAGGACATGCGAAAGCTGGAGGAGACGTTCGTCGAGACCGACTCCGTGACGCGGGTCTCGGACGACTCCGGCGGCGACGGCACCGACACCGGAACGGGTTCGGCGGGCGGCGGCCGCGGCCCGACCTCACCGTTCTGAGCGGTCGCACCGCCGTCGAGTCGGGACAGCGAAAACGAGTTCGGAGTGGGGATGACAGATCGGATCGGCGGTCGCCGGGGACGGGCCGTCGGTTACCGGGCGCCCGTCACTGCGGCTCCGGGTCGAACACCTCGGGGTTCTCCTCGCCCTCGGCAGTGACGACGCTCATGCAGCCGCGCCGCACGACACGGCTGAGCGCGTGGTCGACCAGTTTGTAGTTCCCGGGCACCGGGAAGTCCATCGTCGCGATGGCGGTGCTGCCCGGCGCGACCGGCTTCGTCTGGATGTGGGTCTGCGGGTCGGTCGTCAGCGACCCCTCGGGGTAGAGCCTCTCCCAGACGTTGCCGATGGGGTGGTAGCTGCTGGTCATGTTCGGGCCGCCGGTGACGAAGTACGTCCGGACGGTCTGGCCCGTCTCGACCGTCGCGGCCGCCCCGTACCTGTCGGGGGTCGTCGCGTACGCCTCGCCGTTCATCACCACGTAGGTCGGCTCCTCGTCGGCCATCGACGCCATGTCGAACTTGTGGTGGCCCTCGGTGCCGGCCTCCTTGTCGGTGTAGATCTCGTGCTGGCCGAGGTACACCTCCTCGTCGACCTCGGGCATGCCGCCCTCCGGTTCGACCAGGATGATCCCGAACATGCCCGCGCTGATGTGCATGTCCATGTTCGGGACGGCGCAGTGGTAGATGTACGCGCCGGGGTACGTCGCCTTGAACCGCAGGTGCGCCGTCTCGCCGGGCGCGGTCATCGTCGCCTCAGCGCCGCCGCCGGGGCCGGCACACGCGTGGAAGTCCACGTTGTGCGGCATCGTGTTCTCCTCGGGGTTCCGGAACGTGACGTTGACCGTGTCACCCCGCCGCACCCGGATGAACGGCCCGGGGACCTGCCCGTTGTAGGTCATGTAGTCGAAGGTGACGCCGCCTTCGATCTCCGCGGTCACCTCGCGGGGGACGAGCTCCACGTCGACCTCGGCGGGCTCGTCGCGGTCGATCGGCCCCGGAATGTCCGTCGGGTCAGCGGCGACCCGGTCGACCTCCGGCGTCGCCGCCTGCTCCATCCGTTCGCGCTGTTCCGTGCGGTCCTGGGCGGTGGGCGCGTTCGCACAGCCGGCCACGGCCGTCGCGCCGCCGATACCCATCGCCTGGAGCACGCGCCGCCGGGAAGTGTCGAACATTGGTGGGTGCCTCCTTGCAGGTGAACGTAGTGGCCGGGACATTAACAAGCGGTTCTACGGTTCTCAGCCCACGAGAACGCGTTTCAGCTCCTGGGAAACCGGGCGAACAGGTACGGGGGCTGTTTTTTTAAGCGGCCGCGGTCCCGTCGAACCGATCCCCGACCAACCGTCTCAGACCGCCTCGACCGTCTCCCGGTACGCCTGCAGGTGGCATCGCGCTCGGGCGACGTGTCGCGCCCGCGGCTCTCGCACCCGCGAGAGCAGTTGCGGCAGGGAGTGCTGGACGCGGGCCGTTCGCCGCGGGGGCGTCGGAACGCATACGGCGGCGTTGGACCGGGGACGCGAAACAGACACTGCCGAACGTGTTCGCATCAACGGCTACCGCGACGGCGGTCGGAAGGGTACACATGAGCACGTCGGGACACGCTTCGACGGCGTCACGGGGGTCGCGCCGGTTCGTCGCCGTCGGGGTCTGCGGGCTCGTCGTCTGGCAGGCCGCGGTGCTCGCGGGCGTTCCGCGCCGGACGAGCGTCGCGCTCGGCGCGCTCGGGTTCGTCCTCCACGTCGTGTTCGGGAAGGCGTACGCCCTCCTGCCGTCGTACTTCGACCGGCGGCTCGCCGCGCCGCGCGCGCCGGCGGTCCACCTCCCGCTCTCGGTCGCCGGCGTCGCCGGCCTCGCGATCGCGCCGCTAGCGGGCGTTCCCGGCGTCGTGGGCGCGGTCGGCGCGACCTGCTGGAGTCTCGGCGTGGCGGTCTTCGTCGGCGTCCTCGCCGTCACGGTCCGGGACAACCCCATCGGAGCCGAGACCGGCACGGGCGAGGCGAACGCCCACCGACGGGGCGTCGACCGCGCGGCGAACGCCGCGCTCCCGGTCGCCGTCCTCTACCTCGCCGCCGGAGCGTACGGGACCGCCGCCGCTGCCGGGGTCGTTCCCGTCCCCGCGGCCCTGCCCGCGCTCGGCCTCGCGGCGACCGCGTCACACCTGCTCGCCGCTGGCGGCGCGGCGCTGGTGCTGTTCGCCGTCGGCTTCCGCCTCCTCCCCCGGCTGCTCGGCGCGTCGCCGCCGCGGCCGCTGGTCGCAGTCGTCCTCCCTGCCGGCGCGCTCGGGCCGGCGCTGGTCGCCGCCGGCGTCGGCGGCGCGGGCACGCTGCGGGCCGGCGCGGCACTGCTCGGCGTCGCAGTCGTCGGGTTCGCGGCGGCCGTCATCGTGCTCGCGGCGACGGCCGACCGACGCCGGGTCGGGGTCGGCGCGGTCGTCGCCGGGCCGGGATTCGGCGTCGTCGGCGTGACGCTCGGCGCTGGCTTCGCGTTCGGCTTCGGCGACGCCGCCCTCGTGCCGGCGCACCTGCGGCTGAACCTGCTCGGCTTCCTCGGGCTGACGGTCGTCGGCGTCACGTACCACTTCTACCCGCCGGCCGTCGGCCGGCTCCCCGGCGTCGGCGAGCGCGTCGCGCGGGCCGCCGCGGCCGGGATCGCCGGCGGGCTGCTGGTCGAGGTGGCGGGACTGTGGACGCGCTGGCCCGCTGCTGTCGTCGCCGGCCGGACGGCTGGGCTGTTCGGCGCGCTGATGTACGCGTGGGTCGTCCTCGGGCTGTTCCACGAGCGAGGGTGACGCGGGGGTCCGTGGAGAAGGGTGGTTCCGTACCCGGCTACTCGGCCGGCGCGAACACGACCAGCGCCTCGGCGTCCTCGACCGCCGCCGGCGAGATCTCCCGCTCGCCGCTGAACTGGACGGCGTCGCCGGACGACACCGCGTACGTCTCGTCGTCGAGCGTCAGTTCGATCTCGCCCGCGATCCCGTACAGCACGATGTCGTGGTCCGGGTGGTGATGGCCCGGCACCGACTCCCCGGCGTCGAGGGCCAGTCGGACGGTCCGGGGCTGCTGCTCCGAGAACACTTCGGCGTGTGGCGATTCCGTCAGGTCGTCGACGCGTGTCAGTTCGGCCATCGGTCGACGGTACGCGGCCGTCGGGTGTGGGGATTGGGGCGAACGTGTTCGGCTACCGGTCCGCGGGCTCCGGGTCGTCGCTTGGGGGAACGCCGACGTCGTCGCCGGCGTCCTCGGCCGTGTCGGCTCCGCCGCCGAGCGACCCGAAAAGCACCGCCGGGAGGGACTGCCGGCCGTGTCGCCGCAGGACGAGCAGCAGGTTGGCGGCGAAGGCGACGCTCCCGGCGAGCCACAACGTCCCGCCGACGGCCCACAGGAACCCCGGCTGGACCGGGAGCGCGCCGGCCACGACGGGGAGTTGTCCCGCGACGATCAGCGTCGCACCGCCGACGAGCGCGGCGAAGTCGGCCGCCGCGAGGCGGTCGTCGTACAGGTCGTCGATCATCGGCACCGGCTCGTAGCCCAGCAGGTCGCTGTACCGGTGGACCCAGACGATGAAGGGGACGACGTGGTACAGCGTCCCGAGCACGACGAAGCCGACGACGCCGAGCGCGAGCAGATGGACGGTGCCGGGCGCGCCGAAGCGCGCATCGACGGCGAGCGGGTCGGCCAGCCACGCCGGGAGGGTCAGCGCGACCCACCCCGCCATCGCCGCGCTGGCGACGGCGTAGCGCGACAGCATCGGCGTCCACTCGACCGCCGTCTCAAGCAGCCGCCGGGCGAGGATGGCAGCGACGGCGAGGACGCTGGCGACGACGAGCACGCCACCGGCGCGGGCGATCAGGGGATCCCGGAGCAGGCGGCCACCGGCGAGCGCGACGACGCCGACCGGGTAGCCGATTTCCTCGACGCCGCGGAGGTAGCGGTCGACGCCGCCCAGTTCCGTCTGCGTGAACATCGTCGCGAGCTGGTAGAGCGCGCCGAACACGGTCGTCAACACCGCGCCGAAAACCGCGAGCGTGGCGTGGGCCGCCACGACGTCGATTCGCGTCACCGGGAGGTCGAGAAAGAGGGGGTTCGTGAACCCGACCGCGAGCGACACGCCGAGGACGGTGAGTGCGAGGAAGTACGCGAGCGCCAGCGCGAAGTGGCGCTCGGTCACGTCGAGCGGCCGGGCCGTCGCCAGCGTCCGGCCGATGTTGTACGCGAACGTCCAGAAGCCGGCCAGCAGCAGGCCGCCGGCGTAGGGCAGCAGGTCGTATCGCTCCGTCAGCAGCGCGGCGGCGAAGCCGGTCAGTCCCGCGGTCACGAGCCATAGCTGTGCCGTCGCGAGCCGCCGCGAGTGGAGTTCGGTGCCGGACCACACCGGGACGAACTGCGTCATCGCGCCCATGATCGTGACACAGACCCACCCCGCCAGCAGCAGGTGGGTCTGTGCGAGGCCGGCCAGCGGCGCGTCGACCGCCACCCCGACCGCGCCGCCGGCGACGAGGAAGCCGAGCGCGACGACGAAGTGGCGGAGCGGCACCGCCATGGGCGGCTGTGCGTCCGTCTCTACCTCCCCCGGAACGACGCTCATGGGCGTGGCTACGTCGCCGCGTTCCCTCGGCGTCTCCCCGAATATGTTCGCCAGGAGGGGGGGGAAGCTACGTCCCGGTCAGGGTCCGTCGTGTAGCTCCTCGACCCGCTCCGCGACCCAGTCGAGAACAGTGAAGCACACGTCGAGATGATGCGGGTCGAGCGGCGACGGCGTCGCCTCCCCGGCGTCCGGCGGCGGGTGGAAGTGGGTCCGCGGCGCGGACGCCTTCGGATGACGGTCCCAGCGACACTCGTATCGACCGCCGTCCTGCGACTCGACGTAGTGGACGGAGTAGTCGTCGGTGACGAACCAGCGGACGTCCAGCCGTGCGGCCTCGACGCTGGGCGGATACGCGTTCCCGTCGAGTTCGATCCGGAGAAGCCGCGGCGACGCGCCGGATGGGTCGAACACCCAGCGCTCGACAAGCGGATGGCTGCCGGCGCGTCCGGCGACGGTCTCCAGCGTCGGAACGTCGAGCGGCCCCGTCGGCGTTGGGTCGCCCGAACCGTCGGTCATCGGTCAGACCGACGCGCCGTCGCGCGTCCCGCGCTCGTCCCGGCCCGCGGCGCGATGGGCCGCCCGCTGGAGGACCCGCAGGTCGCGGCGGACGCTCCGCCACTGCGTCAGCGCCTCCCAGCGGTCGTGAACCGCGGACCGGTCGCCGCCGTCGAACGCTCCCGGGGAGACGGCGTCGGGGTCAGGTACACCGAACCGCTTCTGGAGCGCCTCGTCCTCCTCGACGAGCGCGTCGACCCGTTCGCGGAGCTCGGCCGCCGTGTGCTCTTCGGCCAGCCGCTCGACCCGTTTCCACCGGAAGTACGCGTCGTTCCGTCGGTACGTCGCCGGGCGGCCGTCGCGCTTCTCCGCGACCCCCATCTCGACGAGCTGTTCGAGCGCCGAACGAGCGCCGTCGGCGGAGCAGTCGGCGCGGTCGCCTATCTCGTCGGCGGTCGCCGGCTCCGTCGTCCCCGTCACCACGTCGTAGACGCGCTGGAACGTGGTTCTGTCCGCCCGCCAGCGCGACCGGGCGTCGCCTCCGTCCGCGGGGACGGGGCCGCGCGGTTCCTCGCTCATGGAGCGTCCTTGCACCGCCAGGAGGATATATTTTCGGTGTAGAGTAGATATGTCTACACGGGCACGGCGGGTCGGGACACCGCCAGCACCCACTCGTCGGGGGCCTGCCGGCGCACGTCGTAGCGCTCGAACGCCTCGTCGGGCGACTCAGCGTCGCCGACCACCTCGGCGAGCATCGCGGCCAGCGGCGACGGGTCGTGGTCGTTGACGAGGTAGAACGTCTCGCCCGGCTCCAGCGCCCTGAACTCCTCGACGGCCTGCTCGTGGCGGACCTGCGGCGGGAGGCCGCGGACGTCGAGCGCGTGGTCGGGCACGTCCACGTCGTGTACGTCGTCGAGCCGGGCGGTCACGCGCCCCGCGAGCGCCCCGAACGCCTCGGGGACGGGACCGTCGACCGCGCGGACGCGCTCGTCGAACGGCAGGTCCGCGAGGACGGGCGCGTCGAGTTCGGACTCGAGGTCGGCGTCGGGGAACAGGTCGTGCTCCCGGCCGCAGTCGCAGGTGAAGCCGTCCATGTTGACGACGGTCCCGAGCACCGGGACGGCGTTCTCCTCAAACAGCGT
This genomic interval from Halostella salina contains the following:
- the nirK gene encoding copper-containing nitrite reductase, whose protein sequence is MFDTSRRRVLQAMGIGGATAVAGCANAPTAQDRTEQRERMEQAATPEVDRVAADPTDIPGPIDRDEPAEVDVELVPREVTAEIEGGVTFDYMTYNGQVPGPFIRVRRGDTVNVTFRNPEENTMPHNVDFHACAGPGGGAEATMTAPGETAHLRFKATYPGAYIYHCAVPNMDMHISAGMFGIILVEPEGGMPEVDEEVYLGQHEIYTDKEAGTEGHHKFDMASMADEEPTYVVMNGEAYATTPDRYGAAATVETGQTVRTYFVTGGPNMTSSYHPIGNVWERLYPEGSLTTDPQTHIQTKPVAPGSTAIATMDFPVPGNYKLVDHALSRVVRRGCMSVVTAEGEENPEVFDPEPQ
- a CDS encoding cupin domain-containing protein — protein: MAELTRVDDLTESPHAEVFSEQQPRTVRLALDAGESVPGHHHPDHDIVLYGIAGEIELTLDDETYAVSSGDAVQFSGEREISPAAVEDAEALVVFAPAE
- a CDS encoding DUF7342 family protein — its product is MSEEPRGPVPADGGDARSRWRADRTTFQRVYDVVTGTTEPATADEIGDRADCSADGARSALEQLVEMGVAEKRDGRPATYRRNDAYFRWKRVERLAEEHTAAELRERVDALVEEDEALQKRFGVPDPDAVSPGAFDGGDRSAVHDRWEALTQWRSVRRDLRVLQRAAHRAAGRDERGTRDGASV